A portion of the Pseudoalteromonas galatheae genome contains these proteins:
- a CDS encoding helix-turn-helix domain-containing protein, whose amino-acid sequence MQTPEEYEVSQRIGRLILGLKRTRGMTREDVCKRLGIGSRTLDNYLNGVSSFKLGTLLKFADLCKVKLADILDDTEALKRLYPEDIKDKGNIFLLFTGYFVGVMVLEFTLFAFLILLLFYARNDKNSQSIVAIFIFAFSLEIVVAYWLNYVVFPAIESYYIENIYAFAAQLLLSLLLAFMIKYRMFLGAWFTKGNSANIFEKNQVDAPLYALACTLALIDFAALMENFIRNLERLGISEEVAKPFWELAFIYNYFAYIKAVPYLLCMFVLYAGITARRKQVLNKANAAPIQ is encoded by the coding sequence ATGCAAACACCAGAGGAATATGAGGTAAGCCAGCGGATAGGTAGGTTAATACTTGGGTTAAAGCGTACCAGAGGTATGACCCGAGAAGATGTCTGTAAACGTTTAGGTATAGGCTCGCGCACGTTAGACAATTACTTAAACGGGGTGAGCTCATTTAAACTTGGGACATTGTTAAAGTTTGCAGATCTATGCAAGGTAAAGCTGGCTGATATTTTGGATGATACCGAGGCGCTGAAGCGCTTGTATCCAGAGGATATTAAAGACAAAGGCAATATCTTTTTGCTATTTACGGGCTATTTTGTCGGCGTTATGGTGCTTGAATTTACCTTATTTGCTTTTCTTATTTTGTTATTGTTTTATGCGCGTAATGACAAGAATAGCCAAAGCATTGTTGCAATTTTTATATTTGCTTTTTCGTTAGAAATCGTTGTTGCATACTGGTTGAATTATGTCGTCTTCCCAGCTATTGAAAGCTATTACATTGAAAATATCTATGCTTTTGCAGCTCAACTTTTACTGAGTTTACTGCTGGCGTTCATGATCAAATACAGAATGTTTTTAGGTGCGTGGTTTACCAAAGGGAATTCAGCCAACATTTTTGAGAAGAACCAAGTAGATGCGCCGCTTTATGCACTAGCATGTACGTTAGCTTTGATTGATTTTGCCGCATTGATGGAAAACTTTATCCGTAACCTAGAGCGTTTAGGAATAAGTGAAGAAGTTGCCAAACCATTTTGGGAGCTAGCCTTTATTTATAATTACTTTGCTTATATTAAGGCCGTGCCTTATCTGCTCTGCATGTTTGTTTTATACGCAGGAATAACAGCGCGCCGTAAGCAGGTTTTAAATAAAGCAAATGCTGCGCCCATACAATAA
- a CDS encoding helix-turn-helix domain-containing protein produces MQTPEEYEVSQRIGLLIKGLKHKRGMSREDICRHLGIGMRTLDNYLNGVSSFKLGTLMKFADLCRVKLADILDDTEALSRLYPDNMKDKGSILTLILGSIAGYFLIFESIVFLLLLLLFCCCYKDKNSQTITGIFLFIFALEVVVAYLLRFIIFPAVESYFFENIYAFGLQLTLSLMLLFLLKHRMTISVFLTQGRSASVFEKNGIEAPIYFLAMTLVLIDFLALMENFLRNLDRLGMSEELAKTFWEVTFFYDYFEYLKTIPAFLCIALLYVGFIARRHAPLQVRATL; encoded by the coding sequence ATGCAAACGCCAGAAGAGTACGAAGTAAGCCAGCGTATAGGACTACTAATAAAGGGCCTTAAGCATAAACGCGGGATGTCGCGAGAAGATATATGCCGCCACCTCGGGATTGGCATGCGAACGCTAGACAACTACCTTAATGGTGTTAGCTCTTTTAAGCTTGGCACGTTAATGAAGTTTGCCGATCTCTGCAGAGTTAAACTCGCTGATATTTTGGATGATACCGAAGCGCTCTCGCGACTATATCCAGACAATATGAAGGACAAAGGGAGTATTCTTACGCTTATCTTGGGATCTATTGCTGGGTATTTTCTTATTTTCGAATCTATCGTATTCCTCCTTCTATTACTTTTGTTTTGTTGCTGCTACAAAGATAAGAATAGTCAAACTATCACAGGCATTTTCCTCTTTATTTTTGCACTTGAGGTCGTTGTCGCATACCTCTTGAGGTTCATTATTTTCCCAGCTGTTGAAAGCTATTTTTTCGAGAATATTTATGCTTTTGGGTTGCAGTTAACTCTTAGCCTCATGTTACTGTTTTTACTTAAACATAGAATGACGATTAGTGTATTTTTAACTCAGGGAAGATCTGCATCTGTATTTGAAAAGAATGGCATAGAAGCCCCAATTTATTTTTTAGCAATGACGTTAGTGCTTATCGATTTTTTGGCCCTCATGGAAAATTTTCTGCGTAACTTGGATCGCTTAGGTATGAGTGAGGAGCTAGCTAAAACTTTTTGGGAGGTTACCTTCTTTTATGATTATTTTGAATATCTCAAGACTATCCCAGCTTTTCTCTGCATCGCTTTACTCTATGTTGGGTTTATAGCTCGAAGACATGCTCCGTTACAAGTTAGAGCTACACTGTAA
- a CDS encoding helix-turn-helix domain-containing protein, whose protein sequence is MQTPEEYEVSQRIGLLIKGLKHKHGMSREDICRHLGIGMRTLDNYLNGVSSFKLGTLMKFADLCRVKLADILDDTEALSRLYPDNMKDKSSILTLLFGLGTTAMLFESVFLLLLIALLCYSYKDKNSQCMVATFVTAYILTNVANYWLHFVLFPVVTNAFYQNIYAFSTNLSLSLLLFILLKYRMKFAVFITRGRSEDVFEKNPIEAPLCFLAMMIALIDFCALMENFIRNLEHIGMDEDFAKTFWELTFFYDYYEYIKAPPILLSLVLLYAGILARKRNTQQPQST, encoded by the coding sequence ATGCAAACGCCAGAAGAATACGAAGTAAGCCAACGCATAGGGCTACTAATAAAAGGGCTTAAGCATAAACACGGGATGTCGCGAGAAGATATATGCCGCCACCTCGGGATTGGCATGCGAACGCTAGACAACTACCTTAATGGCGTTAGCTCTTTTAAGCTTGGTACGTTAATGAAGTTTGCCGACCTCTGCAGAGTTAAACTCGCCGATATTTTAGATGATACCGAAGCGCTCTCACGACTGTATCCAGACAATATGAAAGACAAAAGCAGTATTCTTACATTGCTTTTTGGCTTAGGTACAACCGCTATGCTTTTCGAGTCGGTTTTCTTGCTTTTATTAATAGCGCTGCTTTGCTATTCATATAAGGACAAAAACAGTCAATGCATGGTCGCAACTTTTGTCACTGCTTATATATTAACGAATGTAGCTAACTACTGGCTGCATTTTGTTCTTTTTCCCGTGGTTACTAATGCCTTCTATCAAAATATTTATGCTTTCTCAACTAACTTGTCTTTAAGCTTACTTTTATTCATTTTACTTAAATATAGAATGAAATTTGCTGTATTTATCACGCGAGGCAGGTCTGAAGATGTCTTTGAGAAAAACCCTATCGAGGCACCTCTGTGCTTCCTAGCAATGATGATAGCGCTCATTGATTTTTGCGCATTGATGGAAAATTTTATTCGCAACTTAGAGCATATCGGTATGGATGAAGATTTCGCTAAAACATTCTGGGAATTAACTTTCTTTTATGATTATTACGAATACATTAAAGCCCCGCCGATCTTACTCAGTTTAGTACTCCTCTATGCAGGAATACTCGCACGGAAAAGAAATACGCAGCAGCCCCAAAGTACGTAG
- a CDS encoding helix-turn-helix domain-containing protein, whose product MQTPEEYEVSQRIGLLIKGLKHKRGMSREDICRHLGIGMRTLDNYLNGVSSFKLGTLMKFADLCRVKLADILDDTEALSRLYPDNMKDKGSILTLILGSAFGVIIFESTLFILLLVLFFYSYKDKNSQLLTLCFVVVFLCSTVAVYTLENFIYPIVDNNFIGNSCAFFIQLSLSLLLLFLLKHRMAFAVLLTRGRSASVFEKNYAEGPLHFLVLTLALIDFFALMENFLRNLDRMGINEETAKVFWEVTFFYDYFAYLKSVPMLLCVAVLYIGFIARRNAPLQVGYLGAAPK is encoded by the coding sequence ATGCAAACGCCAGAAGAGTATGAAGTAAGCCAGCGTATAGGACTACTAATAAAGGGCCTTAAGCATAAACGCGGGATGTCGCGAGAAGATATATGCCGCCACCTCGGGATTGGCATGCGAACGCTAGACAACTACCTTAATGGTGTTAGCTCTTTTAAGCTTGGCACGTTAATGAAGTTTGCCGATCTCTGCAGAGTTAAACTCGCTGATATTTTGGATGATACCGAAGCGCTCTCGCGACTATATCCAGACAATATGAAGGACAAAGGTAGTATTCTTACGCTAATCTTGGGTTCGGCTTTTGGCGTAATTATTTTTGAATCTACTTTATTTATCTTATTGTTAGTTTTGTTCTTTTACTCTTACAAAGACAAAAATAGTCAGCTGTTGACGCTTTGCTTTGTAGTAGTATTTTTGTGTTCAACGGTAGCTGTATATACACTGGAGAACTTTATTTATCCGATAGTGGATAACAATTTTATAGGAAACTCTTGTGCATTCTTCATCCAGCTATCACTCAGCCTTTTATTACTCTTTTTGCTAAAACATCGGATGGCTTTTGCGGTGTTGCTTACCCGAGGAAGAAGTGCCTCTGTGTTTGAAAAAAACTATGCGGAGGGGCCATTACATTTCTTAGTTTTGACCTTAGCGTTAATAGATTTTTTTGCCTTAATGGAAAACTTTCTCCGTAACCTAGATAGAATGGGTATAAATGAAGAAACCGCAAAGGTGTTCTGGGAAGTAACCTTCTTTTATGACTATTTTGCTTACTTAAAATCAGTGCCTATGCTGCTGTGTGTCGCGGTACTTTATATCGGGTTTATAGCTCGAAGAAATGCTCCGCTACAAGTTGGGTATCTTGGGGCAGCACCAAAATAG
- a CDS encoding Fic/DOC family protein, which translates to MRDKYGVAQDSYCYPKSDVLVNKLNITDANELAEAELAFTAFRYSKYSSTIKSLHEFSLNHLRHLHWYLFQDVYDWAGEIRTVDISKGETRFCTCSRINVEIQKQFQQIETLDINAAKPEILAQLADIYCELNIIHPFREGNGRTQRFFFEELLFFLGFSVNWPDISKDEWVQANIDGYYGNLNPLNTILTLATR; encoded by the coding sequence ATGCGAGATAAATACGGCGTTGCTCAGGATAGTTATTGTTATCCAAAATCTGACGTACTAGTTAATAAGCTTAATATTACAGATGCAAATGAGTTAGCGGAAGCTGAGCTAGCGTTTACCGCCTTTAGATATAGTAAATACTCTTCTACAATCAAATCCCTCCACGAATTTAGTTTAAATCATTTACGACATCTCCACTGGTATTTATTTCAAGATGTATATGATTGGGCTGGTGAGATTAGAACTGTTGACATTTCCAAAGGAGAAACTCGGTTTTGTACTTGTTCACGAATCAATGTTGAAATACAAAAGCAGTTCCAGCAAATTGAAACATTGGATATAAACGCAGCTAAACCAGAAATCTTAGCCCAGCTTGCGGATATCTACTGTGAATTAAATATTATTCATCCCTTTAGAGAGGGCAATGGTAGAACTCAACGTTTTTTCTTTGAGGAGCTACTATTTTTCTTAGGCTTTTCTGTCAATTGGCCAGACATATCAAAAGATGAATGGGTTCAAGCAAATATAGATGGCTACTACGGTAATTTAAATCCACTAAACACCATCCTAACACTCGCGACGAGATAG
- a CDS encoding LysR family transcriptional regulator: MSHLTQLKTFVEVYRCKNITKAAANLGMSQPAVTAHIQTMEAVVGKALFERQARGVKPTPTAHDLALQVSGHIDILEQKITSIRARSNAVFGTLNIAGPAEYLSFVSGPQIANLLQAGNINVVLHIGNKINIFDALINDTADIAIAASTPDPTTFDYLVLDKEQLWLVMNRLEGREIQDNDITADLLSSYNVVTYDQDLPLVRQYFDRVFNASCNSNVIAICPDIRAIANIIRSGIGYSVLPDYLCRDLIKAGELIQLGPIGPENNIYLVWKKGALKHPRIAFAKDVISAFANINYLSN, from the coding sequence ATGTCTCATCTCACCCAACTGAAAACTTTTGTGGAAGTATACCGCTGCAAAAATATCACCAAGGCTGCGGCCAACTTGGGGATGTCGCAACCGGCAGTCACTGCACATATTCAAACCATGGAAGCGGTAGTAGGAAAAGCCTTGTTTGAACGTCAAGCACGAGGTGTAAAGCCAACGCCAACAGCACATGACTTAGCGCTGCAGGTGTCTGGTCATATCGATATTTTAGAGCAGAAGATCACCTCAATTCGGGCACGCTCCAATGCGGTGTTTGGCACACTAAATATTGCTGGTCCCGCGGAGTATTTAAGCTTTGTCTCCGGTCCACAAATCGCCAACTTATTGCAAGCGGGCAACATTAACGTGGTACTTCATATTGGCAATAAAATTAACATTTTCGACGCACTAATAAACGACACCGCCGACATCGCCATTGCCGCCTCTACGCCAGATCCCACAACCTTTGACTATCTCGTTCTAGATAAAGAACAACTGTGGCTAGTGATGAACCGTTTAGAGGGCCGAGAAATTCAAGACAACGATATTACCGCCGACTTACTCTCAAGCTATAACGTCGTCACGTACGATCAAGACTTACCTTTGGTTAGACAATACTTTGACCGTGTATTTAATGCGAGCTGCAACTCTAATGTCATCGCTATTTGTCCAGACATTAGAGCAATTGCTAACATCATTCGCTCTGGAATTGGTTACTCCGTTCTCCCCGATTATCTCTGCCGAGATCTCATTAAAGCAGGTGAACTGATCCAGCTTGGCCCCATAGGCCCCGAAAACAACATCTATTTGGTATGGAAAAAGGGCGCGTTAAAGCACCCTCGCATTGCTTTTGCGAAAGATGTGATCTCCGCCTTTGCTAATATTAATTATCTTTCGAATTAA
- a CDS encoding IS110 family RNA-guided transposase: MNNVSTLSIDLAKNVFQLLSFDKQGNKCFSRRLDRAKLLQTLTQLPACNVVMESCSTSHYWGRCCLQAGHQVQLIPAQHVTPFVRGNKNDKNDCMAIYEASLRPNIRFVPVKTEHQQAILALHRYRERLIHNRTACINQTCGLLLEFGIVIKKSLKSFRATIADLLNRNLHGALNLLLRDVYEEMQKLDANIKNVEAQFKQFNEQSQAAQIIQSIPGIGIINASALSATIDKGQAFSNKKELAVWLGITPRQYASGETKKMGGITKRGDRYLRKQLIHGARTVVNHAHKKQDDLNKWINALVERRGKNKAVVATAHRLARLMWILLQRNEPYKAQYTQSEAQS; this comes from the coding sequence ATGAATAACGTTAGCACGCTTTCAATTGATCTAGCAAAAAATGTATTCCAACTTTTATCGTTTGATAAGCAAGGTAATAAATGTTTTTCCAGAAGGTTAGATAGAGCAAAGCTCTTGCAAACATTGACCCAATTACCTGCTTGTAATGTTGTTATGGAATCATGCTCAACGTCTCATTATTGGGGGCGCTGCTGCTTACAAGCTGGGCACCAAGTTCAGCTTATCCCTGCGCAACATGTTACCCCTTTTGTCCGTGGCAATAAAAACGATAAAAATGATTGTATGGCGATTTATGAAGCGAGCCTTCGACCTAACATTCGCTTTGTTCCTGTAAAAACAGAGCATCAACAAGCAATCCTAGCACTACATCGTTATCGGGAACGGCTCATACATAATCGAACTGCCTGCATCAACCAAACATGTGGTTTGTTACTTGAATTTGGCATCGTCATCAAGAAGAGCTTAAAGTCTTTTCGTGCAACCATTGCTGATCTGCTCAACCGTAATTTACATGGAGCTTTAAATCTACTCCTCAGAGACGTTTATGAAGAAATGCAAAAGTTAGACGCCAATATTAAAAATGTAGAGGCACAATTTAAGCAGTTTAATGAACAGAGCCAAGCTGCTCAAATTATCCAATCCATCCCCGGAATTGGGATTATCAACGCATCGGCATTGAGTGCCACAATAGATAAAGGGCAAGCATTTTCTAATAAAAAGGAGTTGGCTGTGTGGCTTGGGATCACACCACGTCAATATGCTTCGGGTGAAACCAAGAAGATGGGAGGGATCACCAAACGAGGTGATCGTTATCTAAGAAAACAACTCATTCATGGTGCCCGTACAGTGGTCAATCATGCGCACAAAAAGCAGGATGATTTAAACAAATGGATCAACGCATTGGTAGAACGTCGCGGTAAAAATAAAGCGGTGGTGGCCACGGCCCACCGATTGGCTCGCTTAATGTGGATATTGCTACAAAGAAATGAACCTTATAAAGCCCAATATACACAAAGTGAGGCGCAATCATGA
- a CDS encoding type 1 glutamine amidotransferase domain-containing protein produces MSSLLGSALALSVHASEGEVLVLLSSETSMELASGETIETGYYLNEFGIPAKALVDAGYKLVLATPKGNAPAVDQKSVTVDYFGGDETKLQSIKKFIANLPDINDTASFSEILAAGLDEFDAVFIPGGHAPLIDLANNPQVGEILRHFNRENKPTAAICHGPITLLSAQSEPKAYYQSLTTQSPVQAKNWIYDGYQMTIFSNPEEQVFESTLNGEKLNFYPAAAMSQAGGEMQFANAWQPKVVVDRELITGQNPFSDKLLAEKLLEMLAKEPNIKQ; encoded by the coding sequence ATGTCATCGTTGTTGGGTTCAGCGCTTGCGCTTAGCGTTCATGCAAGTGAAGGTGAGGTATTAGTGTTACTTTCGAGCGAAACCTCGATGGAGCTTGCCAGTGGTGAGACAATAGAAACAGGTTATTATCTCAATGAGTTTGGGATCCCAGCAAAGGCGTTGGTGGATGCTGGATATAAACTGGTATTAGCAACACCAAAAGGCAATGCCCCTGCTGTTGATCAAAAGTCAGTGACGGTTGATTACTTTGGCGGTGATGAGACTAAATTACAAAGCATCAAAAAATTTATTGCTAACCTGCCAGATATTAACGATACCGCGAGTTTTAGCGAGATCCTTGCTGCGGGGTTAGACGAGTTTGATGCGGTATTTATTCCAGGCGGACACGCCCCATTAATTGATTTGGCGAATAATCCGCAGGTGGGTGAAATTTTGCGCCATTTTAACCGCGAGAATAAACCTACAGCCGCGATTTGCCACGGCCCAATTACGTTGCTGTCGGCGCAAAGTGAACCAAAAGCGTATTATCAGAGTTTAACAACACAATCACCTGTTCAAGCGAAAAACTGGATTTATGACGGATATCAAATGACGATATTTTCGAACCCAGAAGAACAAGTATTTGAAAGCACGTTAAATGGCGAAAAACTCAACTTTTACCCAGCAGCCGCGATGTCCCAGGCTGGAGGAGAGATGCAGTTTGCAAATGCATGGCAGCCAAAAGTGGTTGTTGATAGAGAGCTAATTACAGGGCAAAACCCGTTTTCAGACAAATTACTAGCAGAAAAGCTGCTAGAAATGTTAGCGAAAGAACCGAATATTAAACAGTAA